The genomic region GGTGGCGCCATGGGACGGCCGGTGTCGCCTTGTCCCGCATCCCGTTCCGTGACGCGCCTGCCTGCGGGACGTGTTCAGAAGATCCTTCACGCTGACCGGAGCCCACACCATGCCCTCTTTCGACGTCGTCTGTGAAGCCGATATGGTCGAGATCCGCAATGCGGTCGACCAGGCCAACAAGGAAATCAGCAACCGCTTCGACTTCAAGGGGTCGGACGCCCGCATCGAGCTGAAGGACAAGGAAATGACCACCTTCGCCGATGACGACTTCAAGCTGGGTCAGGTGCGCGACGTGCTGGTGGCCAAGCTGGCCAAGCGCAACGTCGACGTGCGCTACCTGGACGAAGCCAAGCCCGAGAAGATCGGCGGCGACAAGATGAAGCAGAAGATCACCGTGCGCCACGGCGTGCCCACCGATGTCGCCAAGAAGATCGTCAAGCTGCTGAAGGACTCCAAGATGAAGGTCAGCGGCTCCATCCAGGGCGAATCCGTGCGCGTCTCGGGCAACAAGCGTGACGACCTGCAGACCGCCATCGGCCTCATCCGCAGCGGCGTGCCCGAACTGCCGCTGGTCATGAACAACTTCCGGGACTGAGTCCGGGCTCCCGCGCATGAGGCCCACCATCACGGCAGCACCCGCCCTGCTCGACGCCTCGCTGGCCCAGGTGCCGGAAGGCCTGACGCCGCTCTGGTACCGCCAGCACTGCCTGGGCGCCGTGTCGCCTGGCTGGCTGCCGCGGCTGGATGCGCGGATCTTCAACGTCGAGACCCGGGACGGCCAGCCGCACGCGCGGCTGGTACGGGTGGAACCAACCCTGCTGCAGCCCTGGGCCCAGGAGATGCAGGCCCGGGGTGCGCTGCCCGGCTGGCGGGGCGAGGCCATCGAGATCTTCGGACCTGATGAGCAGGAACCGCTCTTTCACATCGAACGGTCGCTGCTGCGCCCGCTGGGGCTCCTGCTGCGCACGGTGCAGGTCAACGTCTACACCGTCCATCAGGGACAGCCCCGACTGTGGTGTGCCCGTCGTGCAGCGCACAAGGCCATCGACCCGGGCCTCCTGGATTCCCTGGTGGCCGGCGGCATCGGCTGCGACGAAACGCCGCTCTCCACGCTGTTCCGCGAGGCCGCCGAGGAAGCCGGCCTTTCCCAGGCGCTCGCGCGTCATGCGCTGCCCACCGGCATCATGGACTCCACCAGCCTGAGCGAGGACGATGGCCACACCGTCCTGCACCGCGAGCGCATGCACGTCTTCGACCTGCAGGTGCCGGAGGGCTTCCAGCCCACTCATCCCGACGGCGAAACCGAAAGTGCCAGCCTGCAGTCGCTGGAGGCCGTGCTGGCGCAGATCCGCCAGGGCCAGTGGACCCGCGAAGGCGCCTGGGCCAGCATCAACCTGATGCACCGCCACCAGAAAGGCATGCTGCAGCTGCGTTGAACATCAGGCCGCGGACAGGGCCTTCGCCCCGTGCAGCCCGCATGTCATGCCCGTCAAGCAGGGACATGTGTCAACCGTGATACATACAACCCTTCCTGTCGGACCATCCTACGAACGGCCTTCGACGGCGGACGAACGGTCCTAGGGAAACTGCATGCTCTGTGCGAAAATCCTCACAGACGCAAGCGATTTTTCACCGATGCCGTCACAAGCCCGACATCGGTTGTTTCAATTGCCTCAATCTCCTAAATCTCCTCTCTTCGCCCCGAATCTGCTGCCGCGGATTCGGGGTTCTTTTTTTCAGGTCGGGGATCAGGCCTTCAGACCCCAGGCCCCGGAAGCTCAGGCCTGACAGGTTCAGACCCTGGAGATCCGGATCCGCAACGTTCAGTCCCCAGACATTCAGGCCAGGGAATCAGGCCTCGGGAAAGCGCTCGCGGATCCGCTTCTCGATGCCCGGCCCATCCAGCCCTTCCAGTCGCAGCAGCAGCGCATGCTCGCCATGCTCGATATAGCGGTCCGGCAGGCCCAGCTGCAGCACGGGCTTCTCGATGCCCGCCTCTGCCAGCACCTCCAGGCAGGCGCTGCCGGCGCCGCCCATCACCACGTGCTCTTCCACCGTCACGAAGGCGTCATGCGTGGCTGCCAGCTCGCGGATCAGGTCAGCGTCGATAGGCTTGACGAAGCGCATGTTGACCACCGTGGCATCCAGCGCCTCGCCCGCCGTCATGGCGGGTGCCACCATCGACCCGAAGGCCAGGATGGCAATGCGCTTGCCCTGGCGCCGCACCTCGGCCTTGCCGCGCGGCAGCTCGGTGAATTCCTTCTGCACCAGCACGCCCGGGCCCGTGCCACGCGGATAGCGCACGGCCACCGGCGCGTGGTAGCGCACCGCCGAATACAGCATCTGCCGACATTCGTTCTCGTCGGCCGGCGCCATGATCACCATGTTGGGCACGCAGCGCAGGAAGGCGTAGTCGTACACCCCGGCATGCGTGGCCCCGTCGGCCCCCACCAGGCCGCTGCGATCCAGCGCGAACACCACCGGCAGGTCCTGCAGCGCCACGTCATGCAGCAGCTGGTCGTAGGCGCGCTGCAGGAAGGTGGAATAGATGGCCACCACCGGCACCAGCCCGTCACAGGCCATGCCGGCTGCAAAGGTGACGGCGTGCTGCTCGGCAATACCCACGTCGAAGTAGCGCTGCGGGAATCGCTTCTCGAACTCCACCAGCCCCGACCCCTCGCGCATGGCGGGCGTCACCGCCACCAGTCGCGGCTCGACCTCGGCCATGTCGCAGACCCAGTCCGAGAACACCTGCGTGTAGGTGGGCTTGGTCGGCGGCGTGAGCGGCCGCTTGATGCCCTCGGCCGGATCGAACTTGCCGGGTCCGTGGTAGAGCACCGGATCCGACTCGGCCAGCTTGTAACCCTGCCCCTTGCGGGTGATGACGTGCAGGAACAGCGGCCCGTGCATCTCGCGCAGGTTCTGCAGCGTGGGCACCAGCGCATCCAGGTCGTGCCCGTCGATGGGCCCGAAGTACGTGAAGCCCAGCTCCTCGAAGAGCGTGGCCGGCACCAGCATGCCCTTGGCGTGCTCTTCCAGCTTGCGAGCCAGCTCGTACATCGGCGGCACCACCGACAGCATCTGCCGCGCCACGTCGCGTGCCTTCACCAGCGGCCGCGCCGACAGGATGCGCGCCAGGTAGTGGTTCATGGCGCCCACCGCCGGCGAGATCGACATGTCGTTGTCATTCAGGATCACCAGCAGATCCACGTCGCGCATCACCCCGGCGTTGTTCAGCGCCTCGAAGGCCATGCCGGCACTCATCGCCCCATCGCCGATCACTGCCACGTGCCGCCGCCGCTCGGGCCCCTGGTTCTCGCCCAGGTTGCGCGAGGCCACCGCCATGCCCATTGCTGCCGCGATGGAGGTGGACGAATGCCCTACCCCGAAGGTGTCGTACTCGCTCTCGGCACGCCGCGGGAAGCCCGACAGCCCCTGATA from Lautropia mirabilis harbors:
- a CDS encoding YajQ family cyclic di-GMP-binding protein, with amino-acid sequence MPSFDVVCEADMVEIRNAVDQANKEISNRFDFKGSDARIELKDKEMTTFADDDFKLGQVRDVLVAKLAKRNVDVRYLDEAKPEKIGGDKMKQKITVRHGVPTDVAKKIVKLLKDSKMKVSGSIQGESVRVSGNKRDDLQTAIGLIRSGVPELPLVMNNFRD
- a CDS encoding NUDIX hydrolase, producing the protein MRPTITAAPALLDASLAQVPEGLTPLWYRQHCLGAVSPGWLPRLDARIFNVETRDGQPHARLVRVEPTLLQPWAQEMQARGALPGWRGEAIEIFGPDEQEPLFHIERSLLRPLGLLLRTVQVNVYTVHQGQPRLWCARRAAHKAIDPGLLDSLVAGGIGCDETPLSTLFREAAEEAGLSQALARHALPTGIMDSTSLSEDDGHTVLHRERMHVFDLQVPEGFQPTHPDGETESASLQSLEAVLAQIRQGQWTREGAWASINLMHRHQKGMLQLR
- the dxs gene encoding 1-deoxy-D-xylulose-5-phosphate synthase; its protein translation is MSEDAKPQNEKLLARIDSPADLRGLSREQLPALADELRDYIVNAVSRTGGHLSSNLGTVELTIALHYVFDTPRDRLVWDVGHQSYPHKILTGRRDQMATLRQYQGLSGFPRRAESEYDTFGVGHSSTSIAAAMGMAVASRNLGENQGPERRRHVAVIGDGAMSAGMAFEALNNAGVMRDVDLLVILNDNDMSISPAVGAMNHYLARILSARPLVKARDVARQMLSVVPPMYELARKLEEHAKGMLVPATLFEELGFTYFGPIDGHDLDALVPTLQNLREMHGPLFLHVITRKGQGYKLAESDPVLYHGPGKFDPAEGIKRPLTPPTKPTYTQVFSDWVCDMAEVEPRLVAVTPAMREGSGLVEFEKRFPQRYFDVGIAEQHAVTFAAGMACDGLVPVVAIYSTFLQRAYDQLLHDVALQDLPVVFALDRSGLVGADGATHAGVYDYAFLRCVPNMVIMAPADENECRQMLYSAVRYHAPVAVRYPRGTGPGVLVQKEFTELPRGKAEVRRQGKRIAILAFGSMVAPAMTAGEALDATVVNMRFVKPIDADLIRELAATHDAFVTVEEHVVMGGAGSACLEVLAEAGIEKPVLQLGLPDRYIEHGEHALLLRLEGLDGPGIEKRIRERFPEA